A single Saccopteryx bilineata isolate mSacBil1 chromosome 9, mSacBil1_pri_phased_curated, whole genome shotgun sequence DNA region contains:
- the NOB1 gene encoding RNA-binding protein NOB1 translates to MAPVEHVVADAGAFLRNAALQDIGRNIYTIRAVVNEIRDKATRRRLAVLPYELRFKEPFPEYVRLVTEFSKKTGDYPSLSATDIQVLALTYQLEAEFVGVSHLKQEPEKVEVSSSIQHPETPLRISGFHLPSKHQPKPLQEMVEHEHAAGEPEDLEFSSFMFWRNPLPNIDHDLQELLLNEGEDVQSEEEKEENGLEDSDDEGGWITPSNIQQIQRSFEQCSILKDVRVGCVTTDFAMQNVLLQLGLHVLAVNGMLIREARSYILRCHGCFRTTSDVSRLFCPHCGNKTLKKVSVTVGDDGTLHMHFSRNPKVLNPRGLRYSLPTPKGGKYAVNPHLTEDQRFPQLRLSRKARQKTDVFAPDYIAGVSPFAENDISSRSATLQVRDNALGAGRRRLNPNASRKKFVKKR, encoded by the exons ATGGCGCCCGTGGAGCACGTTGTGGCGGATGCCGGGGCTTTCCTGCGAAATGCGGCTCTGCAG GACATCGGGAGGAACATCTACACCATCCGGGCTGTGGTCAACGAGATTCGAGACAAGGCCACGCGCAGGCGACTCGCCGTCCTGCCCTACGAGCTGCGTTTCAAGGAGCCCTTTCCGGAATACGTGCGGCTGG TGACTGAGTTTTCAAAGAAAACTGGAGACTACCCCAGCCTCTCTGCCACAGACATCCAAGTACTGGCACTTACCTACCAGCTGGAAGCAGAGTTTGTTGGGGTGTCACACTTAAAACAAGAACCAGAAAAG gttgaaGTGAGCTCATCGATCCAGCACCCCGAAACTCCCCTACGCATTTCTGGTTTCCATCTGCCCTCAAAG cATCAGCCTAAACCCCTACAAGAAATGGTAGAACATGAACACGCAGCCGGCGAGCCTGAGGACTTAGAATTCAGTTCCTTCATGTTCTGGAGAAACCCTTTGCCTAATATTGATCATGACCTGCAGGAGCTACTG CTGAACGAAGGTGAGGACGTTCAgagtgaggaggagaaggaagagaacgGATTGGAAGATAGTGATGACGAGGGCGGGTGGATAACCCCCAGCAACATCCAGCAGATCCAGCGGAGTTTTGAGCAGTGCTCCATCCTGAAGGACGTGCGGGTCGGCTGTGTGACCACGGACTTCGCCATGCAG AATGTCCTGCTTCAGCTGGGGCTGCACGTGCTGGCGGTGAACGGCATGCTGATCCGCGAGGCCCGGAGCTACATCCTGCGCTGCCACGGCTGTTTCCG GACAACATCAGATGTGAGCCGACTGTTCTGTCCACACTGTGGAAACAAGACCCTGAAGAAAGTGTCTGTGACCGTGGGCGACGACGGAACCCTGCATATGCACTTTTCCCGCAACCCCAAGGTGCTGAACCCTCGCGGCCTCCGG TATTCACTTCCCACTCCCAAAGGGGGCAAATACGCCGTCAACCCTCATCTGACTGAGGACCAGCGCTTCCCCCAGCTGCGGCTCTCCCGCAAGGCCCGGCAGAAGACGGACGTGTTTGCCCCTGACTACATAGCTGGGGTGTCTCCCTTTGCAGAGAATGACATCTCCAGCCGGTCCGCTACCTTGCAGGTCCGAGACAACGCTTTGGGAGCCGGGAGGAGACGGTTAAATCCCAATGCTTCCAGAAAGAAGTTCGTGAAGAAAAGGTGA